A single Spirochaetae bacterium HGW-Spirochaetae-1 DNA region contains:
- a CDS encoding glycogen phosphorylase — translation MPPRKSAKDRLSTSTNPLKGNDLESLKLSFINHIEFSLGRDEYSATQRDLFYSMALVVRDRLIERWIETQQTYHDMDVKRVYYLSMEYLMGRTLGNSLINLGLTDIMRQSLDELGYSMDDLAATEWDAGLGNGGLGRLAACFMDSLATLELPAMGYGIRYDYGIFFQKIINGYQVETPDNWLRFGTPWEFPRPEYLYPVKFYGTVNQYQDDEGRLRSDWVNTDIILAMAYDIPVPGFRNNTVNNLRLWSAKSTREFDLGYFNHGDYEKAVSEKSHSETVSKVLYPNDNIFEGKELRLKQEYFFVSATLQDIIRRYKTDHHTFTAFPDRAAIQLNDTHPAVAIPELMRILIDIERITWEEAWDITLRTFGYTNHTILPEALEKWPLSLMQQVLPRHLQIIYEINRRFLEHVSLHFPGEPERLGRMSIIEEGPDKRVRMAHLAIVGSHSVNGVAALHSDIIKASLFRDFHQLWPERFNNKTNGITQRRWLMLCNPGLSQLITSRIGDGWCKNLDELKNLAPLTEDAAFRDEWMRIKRTNKDSLAAFIEEECDIDVDPASLFDCQVKRMHEYKRQLLNVLHVVTLYNRIRSGATGEMVPRTVIFSGKSAPGYHMAKLTIKLINSIAKTVNNDPTVRGLLKVVFIPNYSVSVAEKIMPGADLSEQISTAGTEASGTGNMKFALNGALTIGTLDGANIEIAEEVGADNIFIFGLKPGEVDAVRSSGYSPRTWYDENPELRQAVDMISGGFFSPSEPDLFKDITNSLLGGDYYLLFADYASYIGCQERVGSLFSDSVAWTRMSILNVAAMGKFSTDRTIDEYANDIWKTVPVPIELGRKKRKR, via the coding sequence ATGCCCCCTCGAAAATCAGCCAAGGACCGGCTCTCAACGTCAACGAATCCCCTCAAGGGAAACGACCTGGAGTCCCTGAAACTCTCCTTCATCAACCATATTGAATTCTCCCTGGGGAGGGACGAATACTCAGCCACGCAGCGTGACCTCTTTTACAGCATGGCCCTGGTAGTGCGTGACCGCCTCATTGAGCGCTGGATCGAGACCCAGCAGACCTATCACGACATGGACGTGAAGCGGGTCTACTACCTTTCCATGGAATACCTCATGGGCCGAACCCTGGGAAACAGCCTCATTAACCTGGGCCTCACGGATATCATGCGCCAGTCCCTTGACGAGCTGGGCTATTCCATGGACGACCTGGCAGCCACGGAATGGGACGCGGGCCTGGGCAACGGCGGCTTGGGAAGGCTGGCCGCCTGCTTCATGGATTCACTGGCCACGCTGGAACTCCCGGCCATGGGATACGGCATACGGTATGATTACGGCATCTTCTTCCAGAAGATCATCAACGGTTACCAGGTCGAGACCCCGGACAACTGGCTCCGTTTCGGCACGCCCTGGGAATTCCCCCGGCCCGAATACCTCTACCCCGTGAAGTTCTACGGCACGGTGAACCAGTATCAAGACGACGAGGGACGTCTCCGTTCCGACTGGGTGAACACCGACATCATTCTCGCCATGGCTTACGATATTCCCGTTCCGGGGTTCCGGAACAACACCGTGAACAATCTCCGCCTCTGGTCGGCAAAATCGACGCGGGAATTCGACCTGGGATACTTCAACCACGGAGACTATGAAAAGGCCGTCTCCGAAAAGTCCCACTCCGAAACGGTCTCCAAGGTGCTCTACCCCAACGACAATATCTTCGAAGGCAAGGAGCTCCGGCTCAAGCAGGAGTACTTCTTCGTATCGGCCACGCTGCAGGACATCATCCGGCGCTATAAGACCGATCATCACACTTTCACAGCCTTCCCCGACAGGGCGGCCATCCAGCTCAACGACACGCACCCGGCAGTGGCCATCCCGGAACTCATGCGTATTCTCATCGATATTGAGCGCATTACCTGGGAGGAGGCCTGGGACATTACGCTCCGCACCTTCGGGTACACAAACCACACCATCCTCCCCGAGGCCCTGGAAAAATGGCCCCTGTCTCTCATGCAACAGGTTCTGCCGCGGCACCTCCAGATCATTTATGAAATAAACCGTCGTTTTCTCGAACACGTGAGCCTTCATTTCCCCGGAGAGCCGGAGCGCCTGGGACGTATGTCCATCATTGAAGAAGGGCCTGATAAACGGGTGCGCATGGCGCACCTGGCCATCGTGGGCAGCCATTCCGTCAATGGCGTGGCCGCCCTCCACAGCGACATCATCAAAGCCTCACTCTTTCGTGACTTCCATCAGCTCTGGCCGGAACGCTTCAATAACAAAACCAACGGCATCACGCAGCGGCGCTGGCTCATGCTCTGCAATCCGGGACTATCGCAGCTCATAACCTCGCGCATCGGCGACGGGTGGTGCAAAAACCTCGATGAACTGAAAAACCTGGCACCCCTGACGGAAGACGCCGCCTTCCGGGATGAGTGGATGCGCATCAAGAGAACAAACAAGGATAGCCTTGCGGCCTTCATCGAGGAGGAGTGCGACATAGACGTGGACCCCGCTTCCCTCTTCGACTGCCAGGTCAAACGCATGCATGAATACAAGCGTCAGCTCCTGAACGTACTTCACGTGGTCACGTTGTACAACCGAATCAGGAGCGGGGCCACGGGAGAAATGGTTCCCCGCACCGTCATTTTTTCCGGCAAATCGGCCCCGGGATACCATATGGCAAAACTCACCATAAAACTCATTAATTCCATCGCCAAAACCGTTAACAATGATCCGACGGTGCGCGGCCTGCTCAAGGTCGTATTCATTCCCAATTATTCAGTATCGGTGGCGGAGAAAATTATGCCGGGAGCAGATCTCTCGGAGCAGATATCAACGGCGGGCACCGAGGCCTCGGGAACGGGGAATATGAAGTTCGCTCTGAACGGGGCCCTCACCATCGGTACGCTCGACGGGGCCAACATCGAGATAGCCGAAGAGGTGGGCGCCGACAACATCTTCATCTTCGGGCTCAAGCCGGGTGAAGTTGATGCAGTCAGATCCTCGGGATATTCGCCGCGCACCTGGTACGATGAAAACCCGGAACTCCGCCAGGCCGTGGACATGATTTCAGGGGGATTTTTCAGCCCGTCTGAACCGGACCTCTTCAAGGATATTACCAATTCACTCTTGGGCGGTGACTACTATCTTCTCTTCGCCGATTACGCATCATACATCGGATGCCAGGAGCGCGTGGGCTCCCTTTTCAGCGACAGCGTCGCCTGGACACGCATGTCCATACTGAACGTTGCTGCCATGGGAAAATTTTCCACGGATCGCACGATTGATGAATACGCCAACGATATCTGGAAGACTGTTCCCGTCCCCATTGAACTGGGAAGAAAAAAAAGGAAAAGGTAA
- a CDS encoding class I SAM-dependent methyltransferase — MQGSLQFGNCKPDINVFNKQSLYDAQYIDAIKNGYECWGGNNRFFSKLNQIENILNSDFTPQSGKVLEAGCGEGVLCREFYKKGYSVTGVDISKVAIDWANRKSELLGMEIKYIHSDLSMPDINFDETYDFIIDGNCLHCIIGIDRQRFLKNLHQMLTPSGIIFISSLSSPDMANHTTIVGGLPYRFIPTEEILLAELENSGFYLIDKVVNRRNEFNHIELFLKKRKNLIFGNASNKFT; from the coding sequence ATGCAAGGGTCTCTGCAATTTGGAAATTGTAAACCGGATATTAATGTGTTTAATAAACAATCACTATATGATGCCCAATATATAGATGCCATTAAAAATGGTTATGAATGTTGGGGCGGTAATAACCGATTTTTTAGCAAATTAAATCAAATTGAAAATATTCTTAATTCAGATTTTACTCCACAATCAGGAAAAGTCCTCGAAGCTGGTTGCGGTGAAGGAGTTTTGTGTAGAGAATTTTATAAAAAAGGATATTCGGTCACTGGAGTTGATATTTCAAAAGTAGCCATTGATTGGGCGAACCGGAAAAGTGAATTATTGGGAATGGAAATCAAGTATATTCATTCGGATTTATCTATGCCGGATATAAACTTCGATGAGACGTATGATTTTATTATAGATGGCAATTGTCTTCATTGTATTATCGGGATTGATAGACAAAGATTTTTAAAAAACTTGCATCAGATGCTGACTCCTTCGGGAATTATATTTATCAGCAGTCTATCTAGTCCTGATATGGCAAATCATACAACGATTGTTGGTGGTTTACCATATCGTTTTATACCAACAGAAGAAATTTTATTGGCAGAGCTTGAAAATTCTGGATTCTATCTTATAGATAAGGTAGTAAATCGAAGAAATGAATTTAATCATATTGAGTTATTTCTAAAAAAAAGAAAAAACCTGATTTTTGGAAATGCCAGTAATAAATTCACGTAA